Proteins encoded within one genomic window of uncultured Sphingopyxis sp.:
- a CDS encoding ABC transporter permease subunit (The N-terminal region of this protein, as described by TIGR01726, is a three transmembrane segment that identifies a subfamily of ABC transporter permease subunits, which specificities that include histidine, arginine, glutamine, glutamate, L-cystine (sic), the opines (in Agrobacterium) octopine and nopaline, etc.) — protein MATNLARRGITMGFDFLERSARFPISESILPYAPSDSFAWAFFAGIGNTLFISAITILIATCLALPLALARRSNHPLALGLSSAFIDVVRNTPLIVQLLFWYSIIIFGLPRSAAALNPLPGVYLSDRGFYLPRLAAGEPHWLMLGLILVAGISAAAWWRKGARDALLARAGLGLIGLLTAMGALASSFALEMPSLGHFNFTGGMTITPEFIAILLGLLVYSTAFIAEIIRGGIDATPHGQWEAGRAIGLNERQTLHEIILPQALRIIIPPMTSQYINIIKNSTLAMIVGYPELNFVTATTINQTGQAVEGVVILMTSFLFLSLLLSAAMNRVDRKLALVTR, from the coding sequence ATGGCCACGAATCTCGCGCGCCGGGGCATCACCATGGGGTTCGATTTCCTCGAGCGCTCGGCGCGCTTCCCGATTTCGGAAAGCATTCTTCCCTATGCGCCGAGCGACAGCTTTGCGTGGGCCTTCTTCGCCGGCATCGGCAACACGCTCTTCATCTCGGCGATCACGATCCTGATCGCGACCTGCCTTGCCCTGCCGCTCGCGCTCGCACGGCGATCGAACCACCCGCTCGCCCTCGGACTGTCCTCGGCCTTCATCGACGTCGTGCGCAACACGCCGCTGATCGTCCAGCTGCTCTTCTGGTACAGCATCATCATCTTCGGGCTTCCCCGGTCCGCCGCCGCGCTCAACCCGTTGCCGGGCGTATATCTTTCCGACCGCGGCTTCTACTTGCCGCGCCTTGCAGCGGGCGAGCCGCACTGGCTCATGCTCGGCCTCATTCTCGTCGCCGGAATTTCCGCGGCGGCTTGGTGGCGGAAAGGTGCGCGCGACGCGCTGCTCGCGCGGGCCGGCCTCGGCCTGATTGGCTTACTGACGGCCATGGGCGCGCTTGCTTCGTCGTTCGCGCTTGAAATGCCCTCGCTCGGACATTTCAATTTCACCGGCGGCATGACGATCACGCCCGAGTTCATCGCCATATTGCTAGGCTTGCTGGTCTATTCGACCGCCTTCATCGCGGAAATCATTCGCGGCGGGATCGACGCCACGCCGCACGGACAGTGGGAGGCCGGACGCGCCATCGGCCTCAACGAGCGCCAGACGCTTCACGAAATCATCCTGCCGCAGGCGCTGCGCATCATCATACCGCCGATGACCAGCCAATATATCAATATCATCAAGAACAGCACGCTCGCGATGATCGTCGGCTATCCCGAGCTCAATTTCGTCACCGCGACCACGATCAACCAGACCGGCCAGGCGGTCGAGGGCGTGGTCATTCTGATGACGAGCTTTCTCTTCCTCAGCCTTCTCTTATCGGCGGCCATGAACCGGGTCGATCGCAAGCTCGCTCTGGTGACCCGATGA
- a CDS encoding amino acid ABC transporter substrate-binding protein, translating into MRSRFMVAAMLAAAGLASCSPADPQRATTGRTLGAVQERGYLRCGATESTVGFGAPDEKGYWRGLDVDTCRAIAAAVLGDREKARFVPLSGQQRLIALQTGEVDALPRTTTWTLLRDANGVNFTFPNYYDYTAFMVPRSAGVSRVEDLKGASVCIQSGSMPEVTFADISRKLKLELRAVSFESGQAARQAFFSGRCDAVITDASALESVRATEAPDPADYVIFPASDQISALTPAVRHGDDQWFDIVKFTIQAMITADHLGITQANVDAMRKSDDPAIRRFLGVEKGNGKALGLDEEWAYRIVKQVGNYGEVYDRNVGKDSKLKIDRGLNRLQRDGGLMVPIEFF; encoded by the coding sequence ATGCGGTCCCGCTTCATGGTCGCGGCGATGCTGGCGGCGGCAGGCCTTGCGTCCTGCTCTCCCGCCGATCCCCAACGCGCCACCACCGGACGCACGCTGGGGGCGGTGCAGGAACGCGGCTATCTGCGCTGCGGGGCGACCGAAAGTACCGTCGGCTTCGGCGCGCCCGACGAAAAGGGCTATTGGCGCGGCCTCGATGTCGACACCTGCCGCGCCATCGCGGCGGCCGTTCTAGGCGACCGGGAGAAGGCCCGTTTCGTGCCCTTGTCGGGCCAGCAACGTCTTATCGCGCTCCAGACCGGCGAAGTGGATGCCCTGCCGCGAACGACCACCTGGACGCTGCTGCGCGACGCCAATGGCGTGAACTTCACCTTCCCCAACTATTATGACTATACCGCCTTCATGGTGCCGCGCTCGGCGGGCGTGTCCCGCGTCGAGGACCTCAAGGGCGCATCGGTCTGCATCCAGTCGGGGTCGATGCCCGAAGTCACCTTCGCCGACATATCGCGGAAGCTGAAACTCGAACTGCGTGCCGTGTCGTTCGAGAGCGGCCAAGCGGCTCGTCAGGCCTTTTTCTCCGGTCGCTGCGATGCGGTCATAACCGATGCATCGGCTCTCGAGTCGGTCCGCGCGACCGAAGCCCCGGACCCCGCCGACTATGTCATCTTTCCCGCCAGCGACCAGATCAGCGCGCTGACGCCGGCCGTGCGGCATGGCGACGATCAATGGTTCGACATCGTCAAATTCACTATCCAGGCAATGATCACCGCCGATCATCTCGGTATTACTCAAGCGAATGTCGACGCGATGCGGAAATCCGACGACCCCGCCATCAGGCGCTTCCTCGGCGTCGAGAAGGGCAATGGTAAGGCGCTCGGCCTCGACGAGGAATGGGCCTACCGGATCGTCAAGCAAGTCGGCAATTACGGCGAAGTCTATGACCGCAACGTCGGCAAGGACAGCAAGCTGAAGATCGACCGCGGCCTCAACCGATTGCAACGCGATGGCGGGCTTATGGTCCCGATCGAGTTCTTCTGA